One genomic region from Thermoleptolyngbya sichuanensis A183 encodes:
- the cofH gene encoding 7,8-didemethyl-8-hydroxy-5-deazariboflavin synthase subunit CofH, protein MVATHPGTVSHILERALSGVDLTEAEGVTLLRQTDPGAIAALRQAADELRRRQVGEVVTYVINRNINYTNICEQHCSFCAFRRDADAAGAYWLNEGAILEKAAEAVQQGATEICMQGGLNPEARIGGRSLSYYVHLVRLIKREFPQLHLHAFSPQEVQFIARQDGLSYAEVIVALQDAGVGSMPGTAAEVLDDEVRKILCPEKISAAEWLEIVATAHRLGMPSTSTMLSGHIETPEQQMRHLGQVRSLQQASLSQGATGITEFILLPFVGQDAPKPLRRRVGRDQPVLADALKLTAVARLFLGNWIANHQPSWVKLGLAGATEALQWGCNDLGGTLMEEHITSMAGAQGGTCKTVEELRAAILQCDRPAQQRDTLYQPVVSSVS, encoded by the coding sequence ATGGTAGCGACGCATCCAGGAACCGTGAGCCACATCCTAGAGCGGGCGCTGTCGGGGGTAGACCTGACCGAGGCGGAGGGCGTGACGCTGTTGCGGCAAACCGACCCAGGGGCGATCGCCGCGCTCCGCCAGGCCGCTGATGAACTGCGACGACGACAGGTGGGTGAGGTCGTCACCTATGTCATCAACCGCAACATCAACTACACCAATATTTGCGAACAGCATTGCAGCTTTTGCGCCTTTCGCCGCGATGCCGACGCGGCCGGAGCCTATTGGCTAAACGAAGGCGCAATTCTAGAAAAGGCTGCCGAAGCCGTGCAGCAGGGCGCGACAGAAATCTGTATGCAGGGCGGGCTAAATCCAGAGGCACGGATCGGGGGGCGATCGCTCTCCTACTATGTCCACTTGGTGCGCCTGATTAAACGCGAATTCCCCCAACTCCACCTGCACGCCTTTTCGCCCCAAGAGGTGCAGTTTATCGCCCGTCAGGATGGGTTGAGCTATGCCGAGGTAATTGTGGCTCTGCAAGACGCGGGCGTTGGCTCCATGCCTGGAACGGCGGCCGAGGTGCTGGACGACGAGGTGCGAAAAATCCTGTGTCCTGAAAAAATTAGTGCTGCTGAGTGGCTAGAAATCGTCGCCACTGCCCACCGCCTGGGAATGCCCAGCACCAGCACGATGCTCTCTGGGCACATCGAAACGCCAGAGCAGCAGATGCGGCATCTCGGTCAAGTGCGATCGCTCCAGCAGGCCTCTCTTTCTCAAGGCGCGACGGGCATCACCGAATTCATCCTGCTGCCGTTTGTGGGACAAGACGCGCCCAAGCCCCTGCGCCGTCGGGTGGGGCGCGATCAGCCCGTGCTGGCCGACGCGCTAAAGCTGACGGCAGTAGCCCGGCTCTTTTTGGGCAATTGGATCGCCAACCATCAGCCAAGCTGGGTAAAGCTGGGGCTAGCGGGCGCAACAGAAGCCCTCCAATGGGGCTGCAACGACCTCGGCGGCACGCTGATGGAAGAACACATCACCAGCATGGCGGGTGCCCAGGGCGGTACGTGCAAGACGGTCGAAGAGTTGCGGGCGGCGATTCTCCAGTGCGATCGCCCTGCCCAGCAGCGAGACACCCTGTATCAGCCCGTTGTCTCCAGTGTGTCCTGA
- a CDS encoding NAD(P)H-dependent oxidoreductase, with the protein MTLSADPIAPNPVAADTVLQQLQWRYATKKFDPSKTIPEPTWQVLEQSLVLAPSSFGLQPWKFLVVRNPELRRQIVDLSWGQTQVVDASHLVVFAAKVKTDAADVDHYIARMADVQQTSVENLQGFANVVKGFLDKPPYPLDLHEWAKRQTYIALGQFMTAAALLGVDTCPMEGFAPAKVDELLGLAGGEYASVVMCPAGYRAEDDKSAARPKVRYPLEEVISYID; encoded by the coding sequence ATGACACTTTCTGCCGATCCGATTGCTCCGAATCCGGTTGCTGCCGACACAGTGCTTCAGCAGCTTCAATGGCGCTATGCCACCAAAAAATTTGACCCGTCTAAGACGATTCCCGAACCCACTTGGCAGGTTTTGGAACAGAGCCTGGTGCTTGCGCCCTCGTCCTTTGGGCTTCAGCCGTGGAAATTTCTGGTGGTGCGAAATCCAGAACTGCGCCGCCAAATTGTAGACCTGTCTTGGGGACAAACGCAGGTGGTGGATGCGTCGCATTTGGTCGTGTTTGCTGCCAAAGTCAAGACCGACGCGGCCGATGTCGATCACTACATCGCTCGCATGGCGGACGTGCAGCAGACCAGTGTTGAAAATTTGCAGGGCTTTGCCAATGTGGTCAAGGGCTTTTTGGACAAGCCGCCCTACCCGCTGGATTTGCACGAATGGGCCAAGCGCCAGACCTACATTGCCCTGGGTCAGTTCATGACGGCGGCGGCGCTGCTGGGCGTAGACACCTGCCCGATGGAAGGCTTTGCACCTGCTAAAGTAGACGAACTGCTGGGGCTGGCGGGCGGTGAGTATGCGTCGGTGGTGATGTGTCCTGCGGGCTATCGCGCCGAGGATGACAAGTCGGCCGCCCGTCCCAAGGTTCGCTATCCTCTAGAGGAAGTAATCAGCTATATCGACTAG
- a CDS encoding NUDIX domain-containing protein: MSDTQPISSIPGPPLRVAVVALFVDGDEVLMLHQVSPPEPDCWDLPGGGLEPMEPILTGLRREVWEETGIQDFQCDRLLTVFEQFFPNADAPISHTIHLIHQCTLPVRPAMLQGDPTEVGPEGIQWRAIANLRQEDCSARAWAALRALGRVA; the protein is encoded by the coding sequence ATGTCGGACACCCAGCCGATATCCAGCATCCCAGGGCCCCCGCTGCGCGTCGCCGTCGTCGCGCTGTTTGTGGACGGAGATGAGGTGCTGATGCTGCACCAGGTATCGCCGCCAGAACCCGACTGCTGGGACTTGCCAGGGGGCGGGCTAGAGCCGATGGAACCCATCTTGACGGGGCTACGCCGCGAGGTTTGGGAAGAGACAGGGATTCAAGACTTCCAGTGCGATCGCCTGTTGACCGTGTTCGAGCAGTTTTTCCCCAACGCCGACGCGCCCATCTCGCACACCATTCACCTGATTCACCAATGCACGCTGCCTGTACGTCCTGCAATGCTGCAAGGCGACCCGACTGAGGTGGGCCCAGAGGGCATTCAGTGGCGGGCGATCGCCAATCTGCGCCAGGAGGACTGCTCTGCTCGCGCCTGGGCAGCCCTGCGGGCGCTCGGCCGGGTTGCCTGA
- the sppA gene encoding signal peptide peptidase SppA yields MRDFLKNVLATLTGLALFGVLSAGGMVMLLVAIALSGRDSGPRVEDKSVLTLNLDRGIADAPVSVNPGQVFQEALSGRTTRQPVSLRTAIDAIEAAAADKKIVGLLLEGNLPATTGYATLREVRQALDTFRDSGKPIYAYDVNWSERDYYLASAATDLAMNPAGVLEMNGLRSEMTFFAGALERFGVGVQVLQVGRYKSAVEPFTRQNNSPEARQQTEALLRDLWTEVITTASQHRDLSPTQIQAIADSGGLLMATEAKTTGLIDRVAYPDEVLADLKKLTDRKEDDKTFRSVGLGTYAQAVAAEKKRGDRIALVYLNGDIVGGTGSTGQIGSDRFVKLLRDLRLDKEIKAVVLRINSPGGSAVASDLIAREVTLMRKEKPVIASMGNVAASGGYYIAAQGSKVFASPNTVTGSIGVFGLVPNFQTLANRNGVTWDIIKTGRYADIETTSRPRTEAEMALLQRMAEQAYGTFLDTVASARPLSREQVNQVGQGRVWSGVAAKEVGLVDELGGLQAALKEAAAEAKLETWSVEEYPKRLSFGEQFLSDLQSRLPEDSRSRTLLGDRLDALQSDLEIFELLDDPANLYMRLLFNLRIE; encoded by the coding sequence ATGCGCGATTTTCTGAAGAATGTATTGGCAACGCTGACTGGGCTGGCGCTATTTGGCGTGCTGAGCGCAGGCGGGATGGTGATGCTGCTGGTGGCGATCGCCCTTTCTGGACGCGACAGCGGGCCCAGGGTCGAAGATAAATCCGTGCTGACGCTGAATCTGGATCGGGGCATTGCCGACGCGCCCGTTTCGGTGAACCCTGGCCAGGTCTTTCAAGAGGCGCTCTCTGGGCGCACGACCCGCCAGCCCGTCTCGCTGCGAACCGCCATAGACGCGATCGAAGCGGCCGCAGCAGACAAAAAAATCGTGGGGCTATTGCTGGAGGGGAATCTGCCTGCCACCACAGGCTATGCCACGCTTCGGGAAGTGCGGCAGGCGCTCGACACCTTCCGCGACAGCGGCAAACCCATCTACGCCTACGACGTGAACTGGAGCGAGCGGGACTATTACCTGGCTTCGGCGGCAACCGATTTGGCCATGAACCCAGCGGGCGTGCTGGAGATGAACGGCCTGCGCTCGGAGATGACCTTTTTTGCAGGGGCGCTGGAGCGATTCGGTGTGGGTGTGCAGGTGCTTCAGGTGGGGCGCTACAAGTCGGCGGTGGAACCCTTTACCCGCCAGAACAATAGCCCCGAAGCGCGTCAGCAAACCGAAGCGCTGCTGCGAGATCTGTGGACTGAAGTGATTACAACCGCCAGCCAGCACCGCGACCTGTCGCCCACCCAGATCCAGGCGATCGCCGACAGTGGCGGTCTGCTCATGGCTACCGAGGCGAAGACCACAGGACTGATCGATCGGGTCGCCTATCCCGATGAGGTACTCGCTGACCTAAAAAAATTGACCGACCGCAAGGAAGACGACAAGACCTTTCGCAGTGTTGGTTTGGGCACTTACGCCCAGGCGGTGGCGGCGGAGAAAAAGCGGGGCGATCGAATTGCGCTGGTCTATCTCAACGGCGACATCGTGGGCGGCACGGGCAGCACGGGGCAGATCGGGAGCGATCGCTTCGTGAAGCTGCTGCGAGATCTGCGGCTAGATAAGGAGATCAAAGCCGTGGTGTTGCGGATCAACAGTCCCGGCGGCAGCGCAGTCGCCTCTGACCTGATCGCCCGCGAAGTGACGCTGATGCGAAAGGAAAAGCCCGTGATCGCCTCGATGGGCAATGTTGCGGCTTCTGGCGGCTACTACATTGCTGCCCAGGGAAGCAAGGTCTTTGCCTCGCCCAACACCGTCACAGGCTCCATCGGCGTGTTTGGACTCGTGCCCAATTTCCAGACCCTTGCAAACCGCAACGGCGTTACCTGGGACATCATCAAAACGGGGCGCTATGCCGACATCGAAACCACCTCCCGCCCCCGCACCGAAGCAGAAATGGCGCTGCTGCAACGGATGGCCGAGCAAGCCTACGGTACATTTCTAGACACCGTAGCATCGGCACGGCCCCTCTCGCGGGAGCAGGTTAACCAGGTGGGGCAGGGGCGCGTCTGGTCGGGCGTAGCGGCCAAAGAGGTGGGGCTGGTGGACGAACTGGGCGGGCTGCAAGCCGCGCTCAAAGAAGCCGCCGCCGAGGCGAAGTTGGAAACTTGGTCGGTGGAGGAATATCCCAAGCGCCTCAGCTTCGGCGAACAGTTTTTGTCTGATTTGCAGAGCCGTCTGCCGGAAGATTCTCGGAGCCGTACCCTGCTGGGCGATCGCCTCGATGCGCTGCAATCTGACCTGGAAATCTTCGAGCTACTGGACGATCCCGCCAACCTCTATATGCGCCTGCTCTTTAACCTGAGGATTGAATAA